The Blautia hydrogenotrophica DSM 10507 genome window below encodes:
- a CDS encoding phosphotriesterase family protein: MTYFTTVTGDMPAQEMGHCQPHEHVYIVETPALLTHPELRLTNLAASIEELKLYRIAGGTTLVDANPLATGRDALALQEASLTSGVKIISSTGYHIPVFYRPDHWIWTASEETLTDLFVRELTEGMFLGGCYQWPKYQTSIKAGLVKAMLTEEGVSGRTETLLRAAGQAAVIGKASLMLHTEYGKGALEAIELLRELGLAPDQILICHVDRQANDYRIHEKIADTGVFLEYDTITLFEFHDNEAEIQLLEHMLQRGYEKQLLLSTDPTADRLKSYGGSVGMDYLLTVFLPMLEDHGFSQKLLQTITRENPIRALCKRT; the protein is encoded by the coding sequence TTGACATATTTTACAACTGTAACCGGTGACATGCCTGCACAAGAGATGGGGCATTGCCAGCCGCATGAACACGTCTACATCGTTGAGACCCCGGCGCTTCTGACTCATCCGGAGCTTCGCCTGACAAATCTCGCCGCGTCCATCGAGGAACTCAAACTATATCGAATAGCTGGAGGTACGACCCTCGTGGATGCAAACCCATTGGCGACAGGGCGGGATGCTCTGGCCTTGCAGGAGGCATCTTTGACTTCAGGAGTAAAGATCATCTCCTCCACAGGTTACCACATCCCTGTCTTTTACCGACCGGACCACTGGATTTGGACTGCATCGGAGGAGACCCTGACGGATTTATTCGTCAGAGAGCTAACCGAAGGAATGTTCTTAGGAGGCTGTTATCAATGGCCCAAATATCAGACTTCCATCAAAGCCGGCCTGGTCAAAGCGATGCTGACCGAGGAAGGAGTCAGCGGACGTACCGAGACTCTATTACGGGCAGCCGGACAGGCAGCAGTCATAGGCAAAGCCTCTCTGATGCTGCACACGGAATACGGCAAAGGAGCACTAGAAGCCATTGAACTTTTGAGGGAATTAGGTCTTGCCCCTGACCAGATTTTGATCTGTCACGTGGACCGCCAAGCAAACGATTACCGAATCCACGAAAAAATCGCAGACACCGGAGTCTTCCTGGAATATGACACCATCACCTTATTTGAGTTTCACGACAATGAAGCGGAGATTCAGCTTTTAGAGCATATGCTTCAACGAGGATATGAAAAGCAGCTCCTTCTCTCCACAGACCCCACAGCCGATCGGCTGAAATCCTACGGCGGTTCTGTGGGAATGGACTACCTTCTAACGGTATTCCTGCCCATGCTGGAAGATCACGGCTTCTCTCAAAAGCTGCTGCAAACCATCACCCGTGAAAATCCAATACGTGCCCTATGTAAACGTACCTAA
- a CDS encoding substrate-binding domain-containing protein: MKKKLAVLLCASMLGTALTACGSNSSSDQTASSSTEESKWASTEETFDPLTVEDAVTFEELRESNGAITKSSDEYSFAGNVKAFENVVWQEIANGYEGFAEDATAAGCKLSVDTTSPMGESDEEGQLSILKDQVRKGVNAVLLSPISDANCLPGIEAAHEADIPVYAVNNEFNGADMFVGPNSLEQGQLAAEWVNEKLGGSGDVAIVMGMAKTAVTRNRTQGFEEWFADNDSDIQVVAKQNADWDRSQAKDVAATFLKTYPDLKAIFCNNDVMALGVIEAVKEADLTLNKDIYVIGCDGQSEAYDSIRANEMAATIDTFPYYEGYMAAEVCYRSLIGQTVPRVVFTPSKMLDSTNVDNTPEENIGWTDPVFE; the protein is encoded by the coding sequence ATGAAGAAAAAACTTGCAGTATTATTATGTGCGTCCATGCTGGGTACAGCCCTGACTGCCTGCGGTTCCAACAGTTCCAGTGACCAGACAGCCTCTTCTTCCACAGAAGAAAGCAAATGGGCGTCCACCGAGGAGACCTTTGACCCTCTGACAGTGGAGGATGCCGTCACCTTTGAGGAACTCAGAGAATCCAATGGTGCCATCACCAAGTCTTCCGACGAATACAGCTTCGCAGGAAATGTTAAAGCTTTTGAAAACGTAGTCTGGCAAGAAATTGCAAACGGCTACGAAGGTTTTGCCGAAGACGCCACTGCTGCCGGCTGCAAACTCTCCGTCGATACCACCTCTCCTATGGGCGAGAGTGATGAAGAGGGACAACTTTCCATTTTGAAAGATCAGGTGAGAAAAGGTGTGAATGCAGTCCTCCTCTCCCCGATCTCCGACGCAAACTGCCTACCCGGCATCGAGGCGGCACATGAGGCCGATATCCCTGTCTACGCAGTCAACAACGAGTTTAACGGAGCAGATATGTTCGTAGGCCCCAATTCCCTAGAACAAGGGCAGCTCGCCGCCGAATGGGTAAATGAAAAACTAGGCGGCTCCGGAGACGTGGCTATCGTCATGGGAATGGCAAAAACCGCCGTGACACGAAACCGGACGCAAGGCTTTGAGGAATGGTTCGCAGACAACGATTCCGACATCCAGGTGGTAGCAAAACAAAATGCGGATTGGGACCGTTCTCAGGCCAAGGACGTTGCCGCCACCTTCCTGAAAACCTACCCTGACCTGAAGGCCATCTTCTGTAACAATGACGTGATGGCCCTGGGCGTCATCGAAGCTGTCAAAGAAGCGGATTTAACTCTAAACAAAGATATCTACGTAATCGGCTGCGATGGTCAGTCAGAAGCCTATGACTCCATCCGTGCCAATGAAATGGCAGCAACCATAGATACCTTCCCATACTACGAAGGTTACATGGCCGCTGAAGTATGCTACCGCTCACTGATCGGTCAGACTGTTCCTCGCGTCGTATTTACACCGAGCAAGATGCTAGATTCTACCAATGTAGACAACACTCCAGAAGAAAACATTGGCTGGACAGACCCTGTGTTTGAATAA
- a CDS encoding sugar ABC transporter ATP-binding protein, with amino-acid sequence MIRFEHISKNFPGVRALKDVSFSVRPGEIHALLGENGAGKSTLLNILHGVYTATQGQIWIDNQAVNFTSPVDALNFGIAKVHQEIHMVDCLNVGQNIALGFEKQKRGMLDYKEIYRKTDEILKRLGCKFSSQDSLSGLSVGELQMIAIAKSLYHQAKVISFDEPTASLSNVEIEKLFEVMRSLKEQGITLLFISHKLDEIFEMCDRVSILRDGTYIMTADISDITKEELIQNMVGRDVSSYAVRQKPSCVSKEVVLKADHLCGEGFSDISFELHKGEILGFSGLVGAKRTEVMRAVFGVDKRTGGDIYIKGQKVNPHSPQEALRHGIGLISENRKTEGFVPIMSNAMNMALASLSSFYKGGRLNQGLITKSFQHFGNQVQLNIMDPDYLTQNLSGGNQQKVILAKWLATDVDILIFDEPTKGVDVGAKAEIYSLMEDFVASGKSIIMISSELPEVIGMSDRIIVLKEGRMSAEVSREEFQEAVLLSHAMGEKL; translated from the coding sequence ATGATTCGATTTGAACATATCAGCAAAAATTTCCCCGGTGTCCGCGCCTTAAAAGATGTCTCTTTTTCAGTCAGACCAGGAGAAATTCACGCTCTGTTGGGAGAGAACGGCGCCGGAAAGTCCACGCTGCTGAACATACTTCACGGCGTCTATACAGCCACCCAAGGACAGATCTGGATAGACAATCAGGCAGTAAATTTCACCAGCCCAGTGGACGCCCTGAATTTCGGTATCGCTAAGGTCCATCAGGAAATCCACATGGTAGACTGCCTGAATGTGGGACAGAACATTGCCCTGGGATTTGAGAAACAAAAGCGCGGAATGCTAGATTACAAAGAAATCTACCGAAAAACCGATGAAATCCTGAAACGCCTAGGCTGCAAATTCAGCAGCCAGGACAGCCTAAGTGGGCTGAGTGTGGGAGAACTACAGATGATTGCCATCGCAAAATCCCTGTACCACCAGGCCAAAGTTATCTCTTTTGATGAACCCACCGCTTCTTTGTCCAATGTGGAAATTGAAAAACTGTTTGAGGTAATGCGCAGCCTGAAGGAACAGGGAATCACCCTTCTGTTTATCAGTCACAAATTGGATGAGATTTTCGAGATGTGCGACCGCGTCAGCATTCTCAGAGATGGGACCTACATCATGACAGCCGACATCTCAGATATTACAAAAGAAGAATTGATTCAAAACATGGTAGGCAGAGATGTCTCCAGCTACGCAGTACGTCAAAAGCCTTCTTGTGTCTCGAAGGAAGTGGTTTTAAAAGCCGACCACTTGTGCGGTGAAGGCTTTTCCGACATCAGCTTTGAGCTTCACAAAGGTGAAATTCTCGGTTTTTCTGGTCTAGTAGGTGCGAAGCGGACAGAAGTCATGAGAGCAGTCTTCGGCGTGGATAAGCGCACCGGCGGAGATATCTATATTAAAGGCCAAAAAGTGAATCCCCATTCCCCTCAAGAAGCTCTACGACACGGTATCGGCCTGATCTCCGAAAACCGTAAAACAGAGGGGTTCGTACCCATCATGAGTAATGCCATGAATATGGCCCTGGCCTCTCTTTCCTCTTTTTACAAAGGAGGGCGGCTGAATCAAGGACTTATTACCAAAAGCTTCCAGCACTTCGGAAACCAGGTGCAGCTCAATATTATGGACCCTGACTATCTGACTCAAAATCTCTCAGGGGGAAACCAGCAGAAAGTCATCCTGGCCAAATGGCTGGCCACAGATGTGGATATCCTGATTTTTGATGAACCCACCAAGGGCGTGGATGTGGGCGCGAAAGCAGAGATCTACTCTCTGATGGAGGATTTCGTGGCGTCTGGAAAATCCATTATCATGATCTCCTCTGAGTTGCCCGAAGTGATCGGAATGAGTGACAGAATTATCGTATTGAAGGAAGGACGCATGTCCGCAGAAGTCAGCCGGGAAGAATTCCAGGAAGCTGTACTGCTAAGCCATGCGATGGGTGAAAAGCTATGA
- a CDS encoding ABC transporter permease: MNNLKKYAKGYIRELTTLLALAAIVVIFSIIAPRYLEIGNLMDIVEQGTVNGFLAIGVTCAIITGGIDLSVGSAMAVCVVTCGRLAVAGVPPVLVCVIGLALGAFIGLINGLLITKMNLQPFIATMGTNSVLRGVAYLITGGWPVLNIPSSYRDIFQFSLVPNLRMSMIFLILMAVIYSFVLKRRKTGIYIYSIGSNEEATKLSGVNTNRCKITAYMLCSMGAAMAGMVTLARLGTGEPTCGEGYELNAIAAAAIGGASLAGGKGTILGTVLGALILSALKIGLVVVGMDTFYQYIATGLIIIVAVYFETIQKNLSKIMGKKKA, translated from the coding sequence ATGAACAATCTGAAAAAATATGCCAAAGGATACATCCGTGAACTCACTACTTTGCTGGCACTGGCAGCAATCGTGGTCATCTTCTCAATTATCGCTCCCAGATATCTAGAAATCGGCAATCTGATGGATATCGTGGAACAAGGAACTGTAAACGGTTTTCTGGCCATTGGAGTCACCTGCGCCATCATCACCGGTGGCATTGATCTGTCCGTGGGCTCTGCCATGGCCGTCTGTGTCGTGACCTGTGGTCGTCTGGCTGTGGCAGGAGTCCCGCCTGTTCTAGTCTGTGTGATTGGCCTTGCCTTAGGAGCTTTCATAGGACTCATCAATGGTCTTTTAATCACGAAGATGAACCTCCAACCCTTTATCGCCACAATGGGCACAAACAGTGTGCTGCGCGGTGTCGCCTACCTGATTACCGGCGGTTGGCCGGTTCTGAACATTCCTAGCAGTTACCGGGATATTTTTCAGTTCTCTTTAGTTCCGAATTTAAGAATGTCCATGATCTTTCTCATCCTCATGGCAGTCATTTATTCTTTCGTGCTGAAACGCAGAAAAACCGGTATTTATATCTATTCCATCGGCTCTAACGAAGAGGCCACGAAGCTCTCCGGCGTAAACACTAATCGCTGTAAAATCACTGCCTACATGCTGTGCAGCATGGGCGCGGCCATGGCCGGCATGGTTACTCTGGCCCGTCTAGGAACCGGCGAACCCACCTGTGGAGAAGGCTATGAGCTGAACGCCATTGCGGCGGCAGCCATCGGAGGCGCCAGTCTGGCCGGGGGAAAGGGCACGATTTTAGGAACCGTTTTGGGCGCATTGATTCTCTCTGCTTTGAAGATTGGCCTGGTAGTCGTGGGAATGGACACCTTCTATCAGTACATAGCCACAGGCCTGATTATCATCGTAGCTGTATATTTCGAGACCATTCAGAAGAACCTCTCCAAAATAATGGGTAAAAAGAAAGCTTAA
- the trxA gene encoding thioredoxin produces MINNFRTHNFEQEVLQSSQPVMVDFWAPWCSHCRALEPALEEFAQDTPNLKIGKVNVDEEPELAKQFRVMTIPTVLLIQNGKVLEKKIAPAEPEELEKMLESL; encoded by the coding sequence ATGATAAATAATTTTAGAACCCATAATTTTGAACAGGAAGTACTACAGTCCTCTCAGCCGGTCATGGTTGACTTCTGGGCCCCCTGGTGCAGTCATTGCCGCGCCTTAGAACCGGCATTGGAAGAATTCGCCCAGGATACCCCAAACTTGAAAATCGGTAAAGTCAACGTGGACGAAGAGCCTGAACTGGCCAAACAGTTCCGTGTCATGACGATTCCTACCGTCCTCCTCATCCAAAATGGAAAAGTCCTGGAAAAGAAGATCGCTCCCGCTGAGCCTGAGGAGCTAGAAAAAATGCTGGAATCCCTATAA
- a CDS encoding sensor histidine kinase, which translates to MIILCVILALVCVFLGVKLFCLQRGIDEVCEEFQEKMEEDTNTLITVSGGDRRVRRLAAQINGQLRLLRKERRTLQNGDLELKEAVTNISHDLRTPLTAICGYLDLLEREEKSKNVNRYLKMIRDRSEALKKLTEELFRYSVITSEKDIVLEEVISNRVLEECVSVYYGALKKGGIVPEITIPEEKIVRMLDQDALSRVLGNVVSNAIKYSQGDLEITLTSEGEMIFSNQAPLLDEVQVGRLFERFYTVTSAAKSTGLGLSIARTLTESMGGEITAQYVQGKLCIRVFFPENGD; encoded by the coding sequence ATGATAATATTATGCGTGATATTGGCCCTGGTTTGTGTCTTTTTGGGGGTGAAGCTGTTTTGCCTTCAGCGGGGAATAGACGAGGTGTGTGAAGAGTTCCAAGAGAAAATGGAAGAGGATACGAATACGTTGATTACCGTGTCGGGCGGAGATCGCCGTGTCAGACGGCTGGCAGCCCAGATCAACGGCCAGCTCAGATTGCTCAGAAAAGAGCGCAGGACTCTTCAAAACGGAGATTTGGAGCTAAAGGAGGCCGTCACGAACATCTCTCATGATTTGCGCACACCTTTGACAGCCATCTGCGGGTATCTGGATTTGTTGGAGCGGGAAGAAAAATCGAAGAATGTGAATCGGTATCTGAAGATGATACGGGACCGTTCGGAGGCTCTGAAGAAGCTCACGGAAGAGTTGTTTCGGTATTCAGTCATCACTTCGGAAAAGGATATAGTGCTGGAAGAGGTGATTTCAAATCGGGTTTTGGAAGAGTGCGTATCGGTGTATTACGGTGCGCTGAAAAAGGGCGGGATTGTGCCAGAGATCACCATACCGGAAGAGAAGATTGTACGGATGCTGGACCAAGATGCTCTGTCTCGTGTGTTGGGAAATGTCGTCAGCAACGCCATTAAGTACAGCCAGGGGGATTTGGAGATCACGTTGACGTCTGAAGGTGAGATGATTTTTTCCAATCAAGCTCCTCTTCTGGATGAAGTACAGGTGGGGCGCCTGTTTGAACGTTTCTACACCGTCACCTCGGCTGCGAAATCCACGGGTCTGGGGCTATCCATTGCTAGAACTCTTACAGAGTCCATGGGCGGTGAGATCACGGCGCAATATGTTCAGGGGAAATTGTGCATCCGTGTTTTCTTTCCTGAGAATGGGGATTAA
- a CDS encoding ABC transporter permease, which yields MSRLLRASFARLKKDKTFWICMAVMFGIGALFVISNYVTMKFRGYGATVDDALFSYGTYIGMFLAAFSSLYIGKEYSDGTIRNKLVVGHSRSSIYLSNLIVNMVVSLLLATAYIAAVLGIGIPLLGGLHSTLESVLRVLFGSVMMAFALASIFTLLSMLNQNKAAAAVIELAGFFIFVFFSIYIHARLLEPKVYESYSYVDENNGKVVTEEAEPNPNYLTGTKRAVFEFAEDFLPTGQSLQLSQWAPTHYERMLAYSAVLCVITTAGGVYFFRKKDLK from the coding sequence ATGAGTAGATTACTGAGAGCAAGCTTTGCGAGGCTGAAAAAGGATAAGACATTTTGGATTTGTATGGCAGTGATGTTTGGAATAGGAGCTTTGTTTGTGATCTCCAATTATGTGACAATGAAATTCAGAGGATACGGCGCTACTGTGGATGACGCTCTGTTCAGCTATGGAACCTACATCGGTATGTTCCTGGCAGCTTTCAGCAGCTTGTATATCGGCAAAGAGTACAGCGACGGAACCATCCGAAATAAACTGGTGGTGGGACATTCCAGGAGCAGCATTTATCTGTCCAATCTGATTGTCAATATGGTGGTCAGTCTGCTGTTGGCAACTGCCTATATCGCCGCGGTTCTGGGAATTGGCATCCCTCTGTTGGGAGGGCTTCACAGCACATTAGAATCTGTGCTTAGAGTTCTGTTCGGGAGTGTGATGATGGCTTTTGCCCTGGCGTCGATCTTTACGCTGTTGAGTATGCTGAATCAGAATAAAGCGGCAGCGGCAGTCATTGAGCTGGCTGGATTTTTCATATTTGTGTTCTTCTCGATCTATATCCATGCCAGGCTGCTGGAGCCGAAAGTCTATGAGAGCTATTCCTATGTGGATGAAAATAATGGGAAGGTAGTGACAGAGGAGGCGGAGCCAAATCCCAATTATCTGACGGGGACGAAGAGAGCAGTCTTTGAGTTTGCGGAAGATTTTCTGCCTACCGGGCAGTCCTTGCAGCTCTCCCAGTGGGCTCCAACTCACTATGAACGAATGCTGGCGTACTCAGCGGTACTCTGTGTGATTACCACCGCAGGCGGAGTATACTTTTTTCGGAAAAAGGATTTAAAATGA
- a CDS encoding ABC transporter ATP-binding protein: MEYILCTNGLTKQYRKFKALNNLNMHVPKGAIYGFVGKNGAGKTTLIRLICGLQEPTNGEYSLYGRKNTDGGISKARRRMGAVVETPSIYLDLTAEENLREQYLVLGMPSFEGIQELLKLVGLQDAGKKKAKNFSLGMKQRLGIAIALAGDPDFLILDEPVNGLDPQGIIEIRELILKLNRERQITFLISSHILDELSRLATHYGFIDQGQIVREISAEELEHACRKCIRLTVSDTRALACVLDKMRLEYSIVSEDEADVFGELNISELVLALAQEECQVLSLHEKDESLESYYVNLMGGASHE, translated from the coding sequence ATGGAATACATCTTATGTACGAATGGTTTGACGAAACAGTATCGTAAATTTAAGGCTTTAAACAATTTGAATATGCATGTTCCAAAGGGAGCGATCTACGGTTTCGTGGGAAAAAACGGAGCAGGGAAGACAACGTTGATTCGTCTGATCTGTGGGCTTCAGGAACCCACGAATGGAGAGTATTCTCTATATGGCAGGAAAAATACTGACGGGGGAATCTCAAAGGCCAGGCGGCGGATGGGAGCGGTGGTCGAGACACCGTCCATCTATCTGGATTTGACCGCTGAGGAAAATCTAAGAGAGCAGTATCTGGTATTGGGAATGCCTTCCTTTGAGGGAATCCAGGAACTGTTAAAACTGGTGGGACTTCAGGACGCTGGAAAGAAAAAAGCGAAGAATTTTTCTCTGGGTATGAAACAAAGACTGGGGATCGCCATCGCACTGGCAGGCGATCCGGATTTTCTGATTTTGGATGAACCGGTCAATGGTCTGGACCCTCAGGGAATCATCGAAATTCGTGAATTGATTCTAAAATTGAACAGGGAGAGACAGATCACATTTTTGATTTCCAGCCACATTCTGGATGAACTTTCCAGGCTGGCAACCCACTATGGTTTCATCGACCAGGGGCAGATTGTGAGGGAGATCAGCGCCGAGGAACTGGAACACGCTTGCAGAAAATGTATTCGGCTGACAGTCTCTGATACAAGGGCGCTGGCCTGTGTCCTGGATAAGATGAGGCTGGAATACAGCATTGTGTCAGAGGATGAGGCAGATGTGTTCGGAGAACTGAATATCTCAGAGCTTGTGCTGGCCTTGGCGCAGGAAGAGTGTCAGGTGCTGTCTTTGCATGAGAAGGATGAGAGTCTGGAGAGCTATTATGTGAATCTGATGGGAGGTGCCAGCCATGAGTAG
- a CDS encoding DUF4003 domain-containing protein, with translation MRSTLSGLCKSFMENKERIRAAFAWENSYLHPVCAALFTNQRQIADTDWMKRCKGILEEHTGAFSGFRGIAKLSMISYLALDGSPERRMQKALLVYEAMKEHFFSSQYLSVASMMISGMAEKDRYEEIARRTRRIYDLMRKEHPFLTSSEDSVFAALLALSEKSDEEVIRETEDCYRLLKEQFSTGNALQSLSHALALGEGTAKEKCERTIRLYDLLKEKGCKYGTSYELATLGVLALLPAKLETIAEDVAETDAFLAKQKGYGFFGFSRKQRLMHAGLIVASDYIGENVELKMGAAAVGGTIALIVAQQTAICAAVVAVSAAASNSSSSS, from the coding sequence ATGAGAAGTACATTATCTGGACTGTGCAAAAGTTTTATGGAGAACAAGGAACGGATTCGGGCTGCCTTTGCCTGGGAGAACTCTTATCTTCACCCGGTCTGCGCGGCGCTCTTTACCAATCAGCGGCAAATCGCGGATACTGATTGGATGAAGCGGTGCAAGGGCATCCTGGAGGAGCATACAGGAGCGTTCTCAGGTTTTCGGGGAATCGCAAAGCTCTCCATGATTTCTTATTTGGCTCTGGACGGCAGCCCAGAAAGGCGGATGCAGAAAGCGCTTCTGGTCTACGAGGCCATGAAGGAGCATTTTTTCAGTTCCCAGTATCTTTCGGTGGCCTCGATGATGATTTCCGGAATGGCAGAGAAAGACAGGTATGAGGAAATTGCCCGCAGGACCCGGAGGATTTATGATTTGATGAGAAAGGAACATCCATTTCTGACATCCAGCGAGGACAGTGTATTTGCCGCTTTGCTGGCCCTGTCAGAAAAAAGCGATGAGGAAGTGATACGAGAGACCGAAGACTGCTACCGGCTTTTGAAAGAGCAGTTTTCAACGGGCAACGCGCTTCAATCCCTCAGCCACGCACTGGCCCTAGGAGAAGGTACGGCCAAGGAAAAATGCGAGAGAACCATAAGATTGTATGATCTGCTGAAGGAGAAGGGCTGTAAGTATGGAACCAGCTACGAGCTGGCGACTCTGGGCGTGCTGGCGCTTTTACCGGCGAAGCTGGAGACCATTGCGGAGGATGTCGCAGAGACGGACGCATTTTTGGCAAAACAAAAGGGGTATGGATTTTTTGGATTCAGCAGAAAACAGAGATTGATGCATGCAGGACTGATCGTAGCCAGCGATTATATCGGGGAGAACGTAGAGCTAAAGATGGGAGCTGCCGCCGTGGGCGGAACCATCGCCTTAATCGTGGCCCAGCAGACTGCCATCTGTGCGGCAGTTGTGGCGGTGAGCGCGGCGGCATCCAATTCCAGTTCTTCTTCATGA
- a CDS encoding DUF3784 domain-containing protein, which yields MNIGFWVCAASSIVFLLLALLFTLLKGKAAILISGFSTMPKEQRRLYDTKWMSKDHRNMFLIWTAILGVGALLSLLISTYMAIPAFIVWIIMFFKDVHLDEEKAFGKYKF from the coding sequence ATGAATATTGGATTCTGGGTCTGTGCCGCTTCCAGCATCGTTTTTTTGCTGCTGGCTCTTTTGTTTACGCTCCTAAAAGGAAAAGCCGCCATTCTAATCAGCGGCTTCAGCACCATGCCGAAGGAGCAGCGCAGGCTTTACGACACCAAATGGATGAGCAAAGATCACCGGAACATGTTCCTGATCTGGACGGCTATTTTGGGAGTTGGGGCGCTTTTATCCCTCCTCATATCCACATATATGGCAATTCCGGCTTTCATCGTCTGGATCATTATGTTCTTCAAGGACGTACATCTGGATGAGGAAAAGGCGTTCGGAAAATACAAGTTTTAA
- the hpdA gene encoding 4-hydroxyphenylacetate decarboxylase activase has translation MEPKGLIFDIQSFSVHDGPGCRTNVFLEGCPLKCRWCANPESWGSKKHIMFAENVCKYDKGCRACENICPSDSIVWSSEGKPSITWEICKDCETFECTAICPNNVFKQCVREMTVGELMQILRRDFNNWGSEGGVTFTGGDPMMQQEFLLAALKECKRWHIHTAIETEAYASEKHFLEVMKYIDFAFIDVKHMDSEAHRWGTGVGNEKILSNIEALIQSGWEGRLVLRQPTIAGYNDSDENARALIGFMQKNGLYEINLLKFHRLGQTKWEQLGKNYEYSDHGDMSEEAMLHLQELYLDEGIACYVGEDTPF, from the coding sequence ATGGAACCAAAGGGACTGATTTTTGATATCCAAAGCTTCTCTGTGCATGACGGGCCTGGCTGCCGGACTAACGTCTTTTTGGAGGGGTGCCCGCTGAAATGCCGCTGGTGCGCGAACCCGGAGAGCTGGGGCAGCAAAAAGCACATTATGTTCGCGGAAAATGTCTGCAAATATGACAAGGGCTGCAGAGCCTGCGAGAATATCTGTCCTTCGGACTCGATTGTTTGGAGCTCGGAAGGAAAGCCGTCGATTACCTGGGAGATCTGTAAGGACTGTGAGACCTTCGAATGCACTGCGATCTGTCCCAACAACGTGTTTAAACAGTGTGTGCGGGAGATGACAGTGGGAGAGCTGATGCAGATTCTGCGCCGGGATTTCAATAACTGGGGTTCCGAGGGCGGCGTGACGTTCACCGGGGGAGACCCCATGATGCAGCAGGAGTTTTTGCTGGCAGCTTTAAAGGAATGTAAGAGATGGCACATTCACACCGCCATCGAGACGGAAGCCTATGCCAGTGAAAAGCATTTTCTGGAAGTGATGAAATACATTGACTTTGCCTTTATTGATGTGAAGCATATGGACAGTGAGGCTCATCGGTGGGGTACCGGCGTGGGAAACGAGAAGATTCTCTCGAACATTGAAGCACTGATTCAGTCAGGCTGGGAAGGGCGGCTGGTGCTGCGTCAGCCTACCATCGCAGGATATAATGACAGCGATGAGAATGCCAGGGCACTGATTGGGTTTATGCAGAAGAACGGTCTGTATGAGATCAACCTGCTGAAATTTCACCGTCTGGGCCAGACCAAGTGGGAGCAGCTGGGAAAGAACTATGAGTACAGTGACCACGGAGATATGAGTGAGGAGGCAATGCTTCATTTGCAGGAGCTCTATCTGGATGAGGGGATTGCCTGCTACGTGGGAGAGGATACGCCATTTTGA
- the hpdC gene encoding 4-hydroxyphenylacetate decarboxylase small subunit, which produces MRHFDCINYINLDCEKGMCALDKVIVPIDGEGSEGCPRFEAAPKCGNCKNFSDPDKYGIGTCSGYEKENWAYATCGAYSCEKYAR; this is translated from the coding sequence ATGAGACATTTTGACTGTATCAATTATATAAATCTGGACTGTGAAAAAGGGATGTGCGCATTGGACAAAGTGATCGTGCCCATTGACGGAGAGGGAAGCGAAGGCTGTCCAAGATTCGAGGCTGCTCCCAAATGCGGCAACTGCAAAAATTTCTCCGACCCGGACAAATACGGAATCGGCACCTGCAGCGGCTATGAGAAGGAAAACTGGGCTTATGCCACCTGCGGCGCCTATTCCTGTGAAAAATACGCCAGATAA